The genomic interval ATCGTGGTGGACTTCGGCACGGCAACGGTCTTCGACGCCATCTCCAAGGACGGCGACTACATGGGAGGGGCTATCGCGCCCGGCATCAAGATCGCCGCGGAGGCCCTCTTCGAGCGGGCGTCCAAGCTGCCACGCATTGACCTGGTCCGTCCGCGCAGCGCCGTGGGACGGACTACCGTGACCAGCATGCAGTCCGGCCTGGTCTTCGGCTACGTGGGCCTCGTGGAAGGCATCGTGGCGCGCATAAGACGGGAGATGGGAGCCGATACGCCCGTGATCGCCACCGGCGGCAACGCGGACATCATCGCGCGGGAGACGACCATCTTCCAGGCCGTCAACCCGGACCTGACCCTCATCGGCCTGCGCATCATCCACGAGCTGAACGATCGAACGGAGGAAGCACACTAAACCATGCTTGCCGCGCAACGCATCGTCCTGGGAGTCACGGGCAGCGTCGCCTGCTACAAGGCCGTTGACCTGGCGAGCAAGCTGACCCAGGCGGGGGCCGTGGTGGACGTCATCCTCACCCGCGCCGCCCAAGAGTTCGTCCGTCCCCTCGCCTTTCGCGGCATCACCCACCAGCCCGTGGTCACCGACCTGTTCGACTCCGGCTCGGAGCTGGCCGTGGAGCACGTGGCGCTGGCGGAGCGCGCGAACATCGTGATTGTGGCGCC from Dehalococcoidia bacterium carries:
- a CDS encoding type III pantothenate kinase, whose amino-acid sequence is MLLALDIGNTNVTVGVFQGEKLRATFRLGTDVRRMSDEYGVFLLNLLPRENIQPADIRKAVICSVVPPLTSTFVELCKQFFKTEALVVEAGIRTGIRILADNPREVGADRVADGVAAFKLYGGPVIVVDFGTATVFDAISKDGDYMGGAIAPGIKIAAEALFERASKLPRIDLVRPRSAVGRTTVTSMQSGLVFGYVGLVEGIVARIRREMGADTPVIATGGNADIIARETTIFQAVNPDLTLIGLRIIHELNDRTEEAH